The Streptomyces sp. RKAG293 genome includes a region encoding these proteins:
- a CDS encoding spherulation-specific family 4 protein → MSRLTPPHFWGAGLRDRFGGAGQGAGGQARSDRLGFGVPVNAHPLVAPAEWGELARPGTPLHWVVLNVARGPGTLPDPLYTEAVARLRESGVPVLGHLDAGLGARPFGELVSDASHYLDWYRVDGFYLDRAPTERAALNECRRVTTTLRALLAGDGGDAAGESDGDGGDGHLVLGHGTHPYPGYAEIADQLVTFSGPWTQYRWSEAPQWTAAYPPERFAHLVHGVPRSHLVTAMRIARWQGAATVCFTDRTDRNGTDPWEGMAGYWDESVRTLRKQPPPSI, encoded by the coding sequence ATGTCGCGTCTGACGCCACCGCACTTCTGGGGTGCGGGGCTGCGCGACCGCTTCGGCGGGGCCGGTCAGGGAGCGGGCGGCCAGGCCCGTTCCGACCGGCTCGGCTTCGGCGTCCCGGTGAACGCGCACCCGCTGGTCGCACCGGCCGAGTGGGGTGAACTCGCCCGCCCGGGAACCCCGTTGCACTGGGTGGTGCTGAACGTGGCGCGCGGTCCCGGCACCCTGCCCGACCCGCTGTACACGGAGGCGGTGGCGCGGCTCCGGGAGAGCGGGGTGCCGGTCCTCGGCCATCTGGACGCCGGGCTCGGCGCGCGGCCGTTCGGTGAGCTCGTCTCCGACGCCTCCCACTACCTGGACTGGTACCGGGTGGACGGCTTCTACCTGGACCGCGCGCCGACGGAGCGCGCCGCGCTGAACGAGTGCCGCCGGGTGACGACGACGCTGCGGGCGCTGCTGGCGGGGGACGGCGGGGACGCCGCCGGAGAGAGTGATGGGGACGGCGGTGACGGGCATCTCGTGCTGGGGCACGGCACGCATCCTTATCCGGGGTACGCCGAGATCGCCGACCAGCTGGTGACGTTCTCCGGCCCGTGGACCCAGTACCGCTGGTCCGAGGCCCCGCAGTGGACGGCCGCGTACCCGCCGGAGCGCTTCGCGCACCTCGTCCACGGGGTGCCGCGGTCGCATCTGGTCACGGCGATGCGGATCGCCCGCTGGCAGGGCGCGGCCACCGTCTGCTTCACGGACCGCACGGACCGGAACGGCACCGACCCGTGGGAGGGGATGGCCGGCTACTGGGACGAATCGGTGCGAACGTTGCGAAAGCAGCCGCCGCCCAGTATCTGA
- a CDS encoding lysylphosphatidylglycerol synthase transmembrane domain-containing protein — protein sequence MIREQNETAGQQDQDAAATSAGRAVDVPSSDSGTPGAGSDAGNGAGGSTGPEASTPTNETPTNETPADKDQDQDQATEAAAAAEPAETTEPAAPVESAEHTEPARPAEEPDVVHSDDVSSDEPLLAARVHRPADLMRFLLGLLGIAVVMAIAGFAHATTNGVEADIAKGARNAPDALSTFAGLTASIAVLIVPVAFAIERLIKRDGLRIADGVLAAVLAHGVALATDLWVTNAAPGPIRAAMTQIAPGGGGITDPVHGYLAPVIAYMTAVGMARRPRWRVLLWFVLLLDAFAVLVGGYTTPFSIIVTVLIGWTVAYGTLYSVGSPNVRPTGQNLLAGLRRVGFAPLTTRRADGEVPETPDSERGRGYLVTLEDGPPLDVTVVDREQQAHGFFYRVWRRISLRGINQRRSLQSLRQALEQEALLAYAAIAAGANAPKLIATSELGPDAVMLVYEHIGGRRLDALPDEELTDALLYNAWQQVKALQSRRIAHRRLVGESLLVDRSGKVFLTDLRGGEIAAGDIVLRMDIAQLLTTVALRVGPEPAVKTAVAVLGPDAVANSLPLLQPIALSRSTRAELKQLNRARAQRERDAVLAASAADKEARAAAAAAAPSRGSAKAEKRAEKRAIEVAQDEAREEDLLSRIRQQVLLIRPQAPVEPVRLERIKPRTLVTVIAGAFAAYFLLSQISSVPIADTISRANYGWAAVAVVGSALSYVAAACALAGFVPERLSLFRTVMAQIAGSFVKLVAPAAVGGVALNTRYLQKSGVRPGLAVASVGASQLVGLGSHILLLLTFGYITGTEKTPSLSPSRTVMAGLLTAGVLVLVGTAIPTLRKFVSTRVRALFAGVIPRMLDVLQRPVKLLTGIGGTLMVTFTFVICLDACVRAFGGGLSYSTIAVVFLAGNAIGSAAPTPGGVGAVEFALTGGLIAAGIPGTIATPAVLLFRLLTFWLPVLPGWLSFNYLSRRGDL from the coding sequence GTGATACGAGAGCAAAACGAGACAGCGGGACAGCAGGACCAGGACGCGGCGGCCACTTCGGCCGGCCGCGCCGTTGACGTGCCGTCGTCCGACAGCGGGACGCCCGGAGCCGGCAGCGATGCCGGGAACGGCGCCGGCGGCAGCACCGGCCCGGAGGCCTCGACCCCCACGAACGAAACCCCCACGAACGAAACCCCTGCGGACAAGGACCAGGACCAGGACCAGGCGACCGAAGCAGCAGCTGCGGCCGAGCCGGCCGAAACGACCGAACCCGCTGCACCGGTCGAGTCCGCCGAACACACCGAGCCCGCCCGGCCCGCCGAAGAGCCCGACGTCGTCCACAGCGACGACGTCTCCAGCGACGAGCCGCTGCTCGCCGCCCGCGTGCACCGTCCCGCCGACCTCATGCGGTTCCTGCTCGGTCTGCTCGGCATCGCCGTCGTCATGGCCATCGCCGGTTTCGCCCATGCCACCACCAACGGCGTCGAGGCGGACATCGCCAAGGGCGCGCGCAACGCGCCCGACGCGCTGAGCACCTTCGCCGGCCTCACGGCGAGCATCGCCGTACTGATCGTCCCGGTCGCCTTCGCGATCGAGCGGCTGATCAAACGGGACGGGCTGCGGATCGCCGACGGCGTGCTCGCCGCCGTCCTCGCCCACGGTGTGGCGCTGGCCACCGACCTGTGGGTGACCAACGCCGCCCCGGGCCCGATCCGGGCCGCGATGACCCAGATCGCGCCGGGCGGCGGCGGGATCACCGACCCCGTGCACGGCTATCTGGCACCGGTCATCGCCTATATGACGGCCGTCGGCATGGCCCGGCGCCCGCGCTGGCGGGTGCTGCTGTGGTTCGTGCTGCTGCTGGACGCGTTCGCGGTGCTGGTCGGCGGCTATACGACGCCGTTCTCGATCATCGTGACGGTGCTCATCGGCTGGACCGTCGCCTACGGCACCCTGTACTCGGTCGGCTCGCCGAACGTCCGGCCGACCGGCCAGAACCTGCTCGCCGGCCTGCGCCGCGTCGGCTTCGCCCCGCTGACCACCCGCCGCGCGGACGGCGAGGTCCCCGAGACCCCGGACTCCGAGCGCGGCCGCGGCTATCTCGTCACCCTGGAGGACGGACCGCCGCTCGACGTCACCGTCGTGGACCGCGAGCAGCAGGCGCACGGCTTCTTCTACCGGGTGTGGCGCCGGATCTCGCTGCGCGGCATCAACCAGCGCCGCAGCCTGCAGTCGCTGCGCCAGGCCCTGGAGCAGGAGGCGCTGCTGGCGTACGCGGCCATCGCCGCCGGGGCCAACGCGCCGAAGCTGATCGCCACCTCCGAGCTGGGCCCGGACGCCGTCATGCTCGTCTACGAGCACATCGGCGGCCGCCGGCTGGACGCACTGCCGGACGAGGAGCTCACCGACGCGCTGCTGTACAACGCCTGGCAGCAGGTCAAGGCGCTCCAGTCGCGGCGGATCGCGCATCGGCGGCTGGTCGGCGAATCCCTCCTGGTGGATCGTTCCGGCAAGGTCTTTCTGACGGATCTGCGCGGCGGCGAGATCGCGGCCGGCGACATCGTGCTGCGGATGGACATCGCCCAGCTGCTGACCACCGTCGCACTGCGCGTCGGCCCGGAACCGGCGGTCAAGACGGCCGTCGCCGTCCTCGGCCCGGACGCGGTCGCGAACTCCCTGCCGCTGCTCCAGCCGATCGCGCTGAGCCGCTCCACCCGCGCGGAGCTCAAGCAGCTGAACCGTGCGCGGGCGCAGCGCGAGCGGGACGCCGTGCTCGCCGCGTCCGCGGCCGACAAGGAGGCGCGGGCCGCGGCGGCCGCTGCCGCCCCCTCGCGCGGCTCGGCCAAGGCCGAGAAGCGGGCCGAGAAGCGCGCCATCGAGGTGGCCCAGGACGAGGCCCGCGAGGAGGATCTGCTCTCCAGGATCCGTCAGCAGGTGCTGCTCATCCGGCCGCAGGCCCCGGTGGAGCCGGTCCGCCTGGAGCGGATCAAGCCGCGCACCCTCGTCACGGTCATCGCGGGCGCCTTCGCCGCGTACTTCCTGCTGTCGCAGATCAGCTCGGTGCCGATCGCCGACACGATCTCCCGCGCGAACTACGGCTGGGCGGCCGTCGCCGTGGTCGGCTCCGCGCTCAGCTATGTGGCGGCGGCCTGCGCGCTGGCCGGCTTCGTCCCGGAGCGGCTGTCGCTGTTCAGGACGGTCATGGCACAGATCGCCGGATCGTTCGTGAAGCTCGTCGCCCCGGCGGCGGTCGGCGGCGTCGCCCTCAACACCCGCTATCTGCAGAAGTCGGGCGTACGGCCGGGCCTCGCGGTGGCGAGCGTCGGCGCATCCCAATTGGTCGGTCTCGGCTCGCACATCCTGCTGCTGCTGACCTTCGGCTACATCACCGGCACCGAGAAGACACCGTCGCTGTCACCGTCCCGTACGGTCATGGCCGGGCTCCTCACCGCGGGTGTCCTCGTGCTGGTCGGAACGGCGATCCCGACTCTGCGCAAGTTCGTCTCCACCCGGGTACGGGCACTGTTCGCGGGTGTCATCCCGCGCATGCTCGACGTGCTGCAGCGTCCGGTGAAGCTGCTGACGGGCATCGGCGGCACCCTGATGGTCACCTTCACCTTCGTGATCTGTCTCGACGCCTGCGTACGTGCCTTCGGCGGCGGCCTCAGCTACTCGACGATCGCGGTCGTCTTCCTCGCCGGCAACGCGATCGGTTCCGCCGCGCCCACCCCCGGCGGTGTCGGCGCGGTCGAGTTCGCCCTCACCGGTGGTCTGATCGCGGCCGGGATCCCGGGCACGATCGCCACTCCGGCGGTGCTGCTCTTCCGGCTCCTCACCTTCTGGCTCCCCGTCCTGCCGGGCTGGCTCTCCTTCAACTACCTCAGCCGCAGGGGCGATCTCTGA
- a CDS encoding VC0807 family protein, which translates to MTQGQQAAQVQQMRQQTQTQSQVVEAAVQESNPLVTMLKPLVLDIAVPLGSYYLLHNGFGVGLVASLMLSSIVPAVRTIVAAARDRSFNGPAGIMLVVNLVGIVLSFVTGDARLMIVKDSALSSVVGIAVLIAAATGKPLMSAGLKPFMTKGKAANILAWDRLSAGSPRFRRAELLFSTIWGVSMLTECVARIVLAFILPVSTMVWLSTVLLIASILLAAVVGGIATNPIERMIADEAKAADEGAASETKAVAADTVGAESVAVETVAA; encoded by the coding sequence ATGACGCAGGGACAGCAGGCGGCGCAGGTCCAGCAGATGCGGCAGCAGACGCAGACGCAGAGCCAGGTTGTCGAGGCCGCCGTGCAGGAGTCCAACCCGCTGGTCACGATGCTGAAGCCGCTCGTCCTCGACATCGCCGTGCCGCTCGGTTCGTACTACCTGCTGCACAACGGCTTCGGCGTCGGCCTGGTCGCGTCCCTCATGCTGAGCAGCATCGTCCCCGCCGTCCGCACCATCGTCGCGGCGGCCCGGGACCGGTCGTTCAACGGGCCCGCCGGCATCATGCTGGTGGTCAACCTCGTGGGAATCGTCCTCAGCTTCGTCACCGGCGACGCGCGTCTGATGATCGTCAAGGACTCGGCGCTCAGCAGCGTGGTGGGGATCGCCGTACTGATCGCGGCCGCCACCGGGAAGCCGCTGATGTCCGCCGGGCTGAAGCCGTTCATGACGAAGGGCAAGGCCGCCAACATCCTCGCCTGGGACCGGCTGTCGGCCGGAAGCCCCCGCTTCCGGCGCGCGGAGCTGCTGTTCAGCACGATCTGGGGCGTCTCCATGCTGACCGAGTGCGTCGCACGGATCGTGCTGGCCTTCATCCTTCCGGTCTCCACCATGGTCTGGCTGTCGACCGTCCTGCTGATCGCGTCCATCCTCCTGGCCGCGGTGGTCGGCGGCATCGCCACCAACCCGATCGAGCGGATGATCGCGGACGAGGCGAAGGCGGCGGACGAAGGCGCCGCGTCGGAGACGAAGGCCGTCGCGGCGGACACCGTCGGAGCGGAGAGCGTCGCAGTGGAGACCGTCGCGGCCTGA
- a CDS encoding alpha/beta hydrolase: MSNVRVRRDAVVGVALVIVLGAAGCGGGDSKAADDKPAARASVAGSTPPAGAPGALPGSLTGQKLSWRRCPAPSVAQGADGKAPGSEWQCSTLKAPLDYAKPDGPTIGLAMIRAKATGSGRIGSLVFNFGGPGGSGVGALPSFGKDYEKLRSRYDLVSFDPRGVGESQGVKCLDDRATDASRSIDGTPDTPDEVRAQQADLRKLVAACVQNSGDVLPHVDTISAARDMDLMRQVLGDDQLHYFGISYGTELGGVYAHLFPGKVGRAVLDGVVDPTLDPEQAGIGQAKGFQLALDNYLTDCAKNTANCPAGHSRQAGDQWISAFLAKLDGKPLPTDDGREVTQTIATNGIAATLYSKDDWKYLTMALKEAKATGSGNLLLAFADSFAGRDQNGRYNNLMPANTAVNCADAKQRYTQEQVREKLPAFRQASPVFGEFLAWSLPACTGWPVPGNWQTPDVGAPGAAPMLVIGNTGDPATPYEGAGKMAAGLGADVGIEITYKGEGHGAYNSGNACMTKTVNAYLLDGTVPAKGTTCS; this comes from the coding sequence ATGAGCAACGTACGGGTGCGGCGGGACGCGGTGGTGGGTGTCGCGTTGGTCATTGTGCTGGGGGCGGCGGGGTGTGGGGGCGGGGATTCGAAGGCCGCGGACGACAAGCCCGCGGCGAGGGCCTCCGTGGCGGGCAGCACGCCGCCGGCCGGCGCGCCGGGCGCGCTGCCCGGCTCGCTGACCGGGCAGAAGCTGAGCTGGCGGCGGTGTCCGGCGCCGAGTGTGGCGCAGGGGGCGGACGGCAAGGCGCCGGGGAGCGAGTGGCAGTGCTCGACGCTCAAGGCGCCGCTGGACTACGCGAAGCCGGACGGTCCGACCATCGGTCTCGCGATGATCCGCGCCAAGGCCACCGGCAGCGGCCGGATCGGATCGCTGGTGTTCAACTTCGGCGGACCCGGCGGGTCGGGCGTGGGCGCGCTGCCGTCGTTCGGGAAGGACTACGAGAAGCTGCGGTCGCGCTACGACCTGGTGAGCTTCGATCCGCGCGGCGTCGGTGAGAGCCAGGGCGTGAAGTGCCTGGACGACCGGGCCACGGACGCCTCGCGGTCGATCGACGGAACCCCGGACACACCCGACGAGGTGCGGGCGCAGCAGGCCGATCTGCGGAAGCTGGTGGCGGCGTGCGTGCAGAACTCGGGCGACGTGCTGCCACACGTGGACACGATCAGTGCCGCCCGCGACATGGATCTGATGCGCCAGGTGCTGGGTGACGACCAGTTGCACTACTTCGGCATCTCGTACGGCACTGAGCTCGGCGGCGTCTACGCCCATCTGTTCCCGGGCAAGGTGGGCCGCGCGGTCCTCGACGGGGTGGTCGACCCGACGCTCGACCCGGAGCAGGCCGGCATCGGCCAGGCGAAGGGCTTCCAGCTCGCGCTGGACAACTACCTGACGGACTGCGCGAAGAACACCGCCAACTGCCCGGCCGGCCACAGCCGGCAGGCCGGCGACCAGTGGATCTCCGCGTTCCTGGCGAAGCTCGACGGGAAGCCGCTGCCGACCGACGACGGCCGCGAGGTCACCCAGACCATCGCGACGAACGGGATCGCCGCCACCCTGTACTCGAAGGACGACTGGAAGTACCTGACCATGGCGCTCAAGGAGGCCAAGGCGACGGGCAGCGGCAATCTGCTGCTCGCCTTCGCCGACTCGTTCGCCGGCCGGGACCAGAACGGCCGGTACAACAACCTGATGCCGGCCAACACGGCGGTCAACTGCGCCGACGCCAAGCAGCGTTACACCCAGGAGCAGGTGCGGGAGAAGCTGCCGGCGTTCCGTCAGGCCTCGCCCGTCTTCGGCGAGTTCCTGGCCTGGAGCCTCCCCGCGTGCACCGGCTGGCCGGTGCCGGGCAACTGGCAGACGCCGGACGTCGGCGCCCCGGGCGCGGCGCCGATGCTCGTCATCGGCAACACCGGTGACCCGGCAACGCCGTACGAGGGCGCCGGGAAGATGGCGGCCGGGCTCGGTGCGGACGTCGGGATCGAGATCACGTACAAGGGCGAGGGCCACGGCGCGTACAACAGCGGCAACGCCTGCATGACGAAGACCGTCAACGCCTATCTGCTGGACGGGACGGTCCCCGCGAAGGGCACGACCTGCTCCTGA
- a CDS encoding MGMT family protein, which yields MGRMSERTNEETAPSEYAERVLETAEAIPPGRVMTYGDVAEWLDEGGPRQVGRVMALYGGAVPWWRVVRSDGHLLPGHELRALEHYREEGTPLREAARSAEGHVPRIDMRRARWDGAPAGE from the coding sequence ATGGGCCGGATGAGTGAGCGGACGAACGAGGAGACCGCGCCCTCCGAATACGCAGAGCGGGTGCTGGAGACGGCCGAGGCCATCCCGCCCGGCCGGGTGATGACCTACGGGGACGTCGCCGAGTGGCTCGACGAGGGAGGGCCGCGGCAGGTCGGCCGGGTCATGGCGCTGTACGGCGGCGCCGTGCCGTGGTGGCGCGTGGTGCGCTCCGACGGCCATCTGCTGCCCGGCCATGAGCTGCGCGCGCTGGAGCACTACCGGGAGGAGGGCACACCGCTGCGGGAGGCGGCGCGCTCCGCCGAGGGTCATGTGCCGCGCATCGATATGCGGCGGGCCCGGTGGGACGGCGCGCCCGCCGGGGAATGA
- a CDS encoding phosphotransferase family protein — MTTSTRDPQLLRQRLDAWLHAREPGAHTRTFHVPSSNGMSSETVLFDLAVPHRAGTARQQLRPCVLRLAADPDAYAAFPVYDMERQYRTIQAVAQHSKTPVPALLWLETDPAPLGAPFFVMERVEGRVPPDVMPYTYGDNWLYDAEPADREHLQQSTVDVLAELHTVPVASVAFLAGPSGDALRDHVTAQREYYHWVVDGRPRSPLIERAFDRLDALWPDDPGPTVLSWGDARIGNILYAGFDPVAVLDWEMAALGPRELDLGWMIYLHRFFQDLTEQTGYPGLPGFMTRDAITARYRDATGHTPRDLDFHTLYAALRHANVMLRIGYRQIHFGERPLPTDPDDLIMHRTSLEAMIENRYW, encoded by the coding sequence ATGACCACCAGCACCCGCGATCCCCAGCTCCTCCGGCAGCGGCTCGACGCCTGGCTGCACGCCCGCGAACCCGGCGCGCACACCCGCACCTTCCACGTCCCGTCCTCCAACGGCATGTCCAGCGAAACCGTGCTGTTCGACCTCGCCGTGCCGCACCGGGCCGGCACCGCCCGCCAGCAGCTGCGCCCGTGCGTCCTGCGGCTGGCCGCCGACCCCGACGCCTACGCGGCGTTCCCCGTGTACGACATGGAGCGCCAGTACCGCACGATCCAGGCCGTCGCCCAGCACAGCAAGACCCCGGTCCCGGCCCTGCTGTGGCTGGAGACCGACCCGGCGCCGCTCGGCGCACCGTTCTTCGTCATGGAACGCGTCGAGGGCCGCGTACCGCCCGACGTCATGCCGTACACCTACGGCGACAACTGGCTCTACGACGCCGAACCCGCCGACCGTGAGCACCTCCAGCAGTCCACCGTCGATGTACTGGCCGAGCTGCACACCGTCCCGGTCGCATCGGTCGCGTTCCTGGCCGGGCCCTCCGGCGACGCGCTGCGCGACCATGTGACGGCCCAACGCGAGTACTACCACTGGGTCGTCGACGGCCGCCCCCGCTCCCCGCTCATCGAGCGCGCCTTCGACCGGCTCGACGCCCTGTGGCCGGACGACCCCGGCCCCACCGTCCTGAGCTGGGGCGACGCCCGCATCGGCAACATCCTCTACGCGGGCTTCGACCCCGTCGCCGTCCTCGACTGGGAGATGGCCGCCCTCGGCCCCCGTGAGCTCGACCTCGGCTGGATGATCTACCTCCACCGCTTCTTCCAGGACCTCACGGAGCAGACCGGCTACCCGGGCCTCCCCGGCTTCATGACCCGCGACGCCATCACCGCCCGCTACCGCGACGCCACCGGCCACACCCCCCGCGACCTGGACTTCCACACTCTGTACGCGGCCCTCCGGCACGCCAACGTCATGCTCCGCATCGGCTACCGCCAAATCCACTTCGGCGAACGCCCCCTCCCCACCGACCCGGACGACCTGATCATGCACCGCACCTCCCTGGAGGCGATGATCGAGAACCGCTACTGGTGA
- the moeZ gene encoding adenylyltransferase/sulfurtransferase MoeZ, with translation MSLPPLVEPAAELTVDEVRRYSRHLIIPDVGMDGQKRLKNAKVLCVGAGGLGSPALMYLAAAGVGTLGIVEFDEVDESNLQRQIIHSQADIGRSKAQSARDSVLGINPYVNVVLHEERLEAENVMEIFSQYDLIVDGTDNFATRYLVNDACVLLDKPYVWGSIYRFDGQASVFWSEHGPCYRCLYPEPPPPGMVPSCAEGGVLGVLCASIGSIQVTEAIKLLAGIGDPLVGRLMIYDALEMTYRQVKVRKDPECAVCGENPTVTELIDYEAFCGVVSEEAQEAAAGSTITPKQLKEWIDDGENIEIIDVREPNEYEIVSIPGAKLIPKGEFLMGTALQNLPQDKRIVLHCKTGVRSAEVLAVLKSAGFSDAVHVGGGVIGWVHTVEPHKPVY, from the coding sequence GTGTCGCTGCCACCCCTGGTCGAGCCGGCTGCCGAGCTCACCGTCGACGAGGTCCGCAGGTACTCGCGCCATCTGATCATCCCCGATGTGGGGATGGACGGACAGAAGCGGCTGAAGAACGCCAAGGTGCTGTGTGTCGGCGCCGGCGGCCTCGGCTCGCCGGCCCTGATGTACCTGGCCGCCGCCGGTGTCGGCACGCTCGGCATCGTGGAGTTCGACGAGGTCGACGAGTCGAACCTGCAGCGCCAGATCATCCACAGCCAGGCGGACATCGGCCGTTCCAAGGCCCAGTCCGCGCGCGATTCCGTCCTCGGCATCAACCCGTACGTGAACGTCGTTCTCCACGAGGAACGCCTCGAGGCCGAGAACGTCATGGAGATCTTCTCCCAGTACGACCTGATCGTCGACGGCACGGACAACTTCGCGACCCGCTACCTGGTCAACGACGCGTGCGTGCTGCTGGACAAGCCCTACGTCTGGGGCTCGATCTACCGCTTCGACGGGCAGGCGTCCGTCTTCTGGAGCGAGCACGGTCCGTGCTACCGCTGCCTCTACCCGGAGCCCCCGCCCCCCGGCATGGTCCCCTCCTGCGCCGAGGGCGGCGTGCTGGGCGTGCTCTGCGCGTCCATCGGGTCGATCCAGGTCACCGAGGCGATCAAGCTGCTCGCCGGCATCGGCGACCCGCTGGTCGGCCGACTGATGATCTACGACGCCCTGGAGATGACCTACCGCCAGGTCAAGGTCCGCAAGGACCCGGAGTGCGCGGTCTGCGGTGAGAACCCGACCGTCACCGAGCTGATCGACTACGAGGCCTTCTGCGGCGTCGTCTCCGAGGAGGCCCAGGAGGCCGCCGCGGGTTCGACGATCACGCCGAAGCAGCTCAAGGAGTGGATCGACGACGGCGAGAACATCGAGATCATCGATGTCCGCGAGCCGAACGAGTACGAGATCGTCTCCATCCCGGGCGCCAAGCTCATCCCCAAGGGCGAGTTCCTGATGGGCACCGCCCTGCAGAACCTGCCCCAGGACAAGCGCATCGTCCTGCACTGCAAGACGGGTGTCCGCTCCGCGGAGGTCCTCGCCGTCCTGAAGTCCGCGGGCTTCTCGGACGCGGTGCACGTCGGTGGCGGCGTCATCGGCTGGGTGCACACGGTCGAGCCGCACAAGCCGGTCTACTAG